From a region of the Tenggerimyces flavus genome:
- a CDS encoding bacteriocin fulvocin C-related protein — protein sequence MAAQWMLAFDASCSTCRGISQAVERASAGKLEIVPLGRSDVATWRRQALGAQAPWAPTLLRVDDDDVRAWTGPRMAFPLVRRLGAAASLRVLGALGDLRTAPGGKTGLTRGSFLRLGGGAVMAAGALLAGSSPALAVEREKSEARAWVAANAGKLPQRYDEVVAHAPAYRRAIYEASSPAVRSHLWVEQLTRYRDSAKLSAAQRSVLDKAVALAAKESTFTDDVATRTATQPAVDALTEAAHQAFERDEIYKVLASLGPSLQPGSVSPQDCDICECSTESDWCSKPARYCRQIACHMECDQSHGCYCFTGCGSLWRYECNGYCEVVS from the coding sequence ATGGCAGCACAGTGGATGTTGGCTTTCGACGCGTCGTGTTCGACGTGCCGCGGGATCTCACAGGCGGTGGAACGGGCCAGCGCGGGCAAGCTCGAGATCGTCCCACTCGGTCGTTCGGACGTAGCGACCTGGCGGCGCCAAGCGCTCGGAGCGCAGGCACCATGGGCACCGACTCTGCTCCGGGTCGACGACGACGACGTCCGGGCGTGGACCGGTCCTCGCATGGCGTTTCCGCTCGTCCGGCGACTGGGCGCGGCCGCGTCCCTCCGCGTCCTGGGCGCGCTGGGCGATCTGCGCACCGCGCCCGGCGGCAAGACTGGGTTGACGCGAGGCAGCTTCCTCCGGCTCGGCGGAGGTGCGGTCATGGCGGCGGGTGCCCTGCTGGCCGGCAGCTCTCCCGCGCTCGCGGTCGAGCGGGAGAAGTCCGAGGCGCGTGCGTGGGTGGCCGCGAACGCCGGAAAGCTGCCACAGCGCTACGACGAGGTGGTGGCTCACGCTCCGGCGTACCGGCGCGCGATCTACGAAGCCTCCTCGCCGGCCGTTCGCAGCCACCTGTGGGTGGAACAGCTCACGCGGTACCGCGATAGCGCGAAGCTGTCCGCCGCGCAGCGGTCCGTCCTGGACAAGGCGGTGGCGCTCGCGGCCAAGGAGTCGACGTTCACCGACGACGTGGCCACGCGTACGGCCACCCAACCGGCGGTGGACGCGCTGACCGAGGCCGCGCACCAGGCGTTCGAACGGGACGAGATCTACAAGGTGCTCGCGTCGCTCGGGCCGAGCCTGCAGCCGGGATCCGTCTCGCCGCAGGACTGTGACATCTGCGAGTGCTCGACCGAGTCCGACTGGTGCTCGAAGCCGGCGCGCTACTGCCGCCAGATCGCCTGCCACATGGAATGCGACCAGTCCCACGGCTGCTACTGCTTCACCGGCTGCGGCTCGTTGTGGCGCTACGAGTGCAACGGCTACTGCGAGGTCGTCAGCTGA
- a CDS encoding ROK family transcriptional regulator, translating into MNRSLVLEAIKAAGQISRARVAEQVGLTKPTVSAIVDALLHEGVLRELGPGATAALGGRRPILLEFDSSSEYVVGVGVGVRRTAIVVANGRGVEVARTTFATPRSSPATALAKIASRTAATIAEAGVDADLVVGTGVVVPGLVDADQSTCLLAPNLGWRDVPVRELVSRQLGGQIFVHNTSQAAAVAESVEGAAVGVGDVVLLYASHGVGAGILADRRVFHGFRGLAGEIGHCVVPGASEPCRCGKRGCVETLASGPALARAGARAVEVGLATSIRPGARGKVTSEAVSAAAHAGDLVALQILADAGRVLGIAASWLVNVVNPAAVVVAGGLAEIGPPLLDPLEASLREHVLPQAASGLLVRRSALGQDAAVRGAVLLARQNTESYYRVVFRG; encoded by the coding sequence GTGAACCGTTCCCTGGTGCTCGAGGCGATCAAGGCCGCCGGCCAGATCTCGCGGGCGCGAGTGGCCGAGCAGGTCGGGCTGACGAAGCCGACGGTGTCGGCGATCGTCGACGCGCTGCTCCATGAGGGCGTTCTTCGCGAGCTCGGGCCGGGTGCGACCGCGGCGTTGGGTGGGCGGCGGCCGATCCTGTTGGAGTTCGACTCCAGCTCGGAGTACGTCGTCGGAGTGGGCGTCGGGGTCCGCCGTACGGCGATCGTCGTGGCGAACGGGCGAGGCGTGGAGGTGGCTCGGACGACGTTCGCAACGCCGCGGTCCTCGCCGGCGACGGCTTTGGCGAAGATCGCCTCGCGTACCGCCGCGACCATCGCGGAGGCCGGCGTCGACGCCGACCTGGTGGTGGGAACGGGCGTGGTCGTTCCGGGACTCGTCGACGCGGATCAGTCGACCTGCCTGCTGGCGCCGAACCTGGGCTGGCGGGACGTGCCGGTGCGCGAGCTGGTGTCGCGCCAGCTGGGTGGGCAGATCTTCGTGCACAACACGTCCCAGGCCGCGGCCGTCGCGGAGAGTGTGGAGGGGGCGGCGGTCGGTGTCGGCGACGTCGTTCTGCTCTACGCGTCGCACGGGGTCGGGGCGGGGATCCTGGCGGACCGCCGGGTGTTCCACGGTTTTCGCGGGCTGGCGGGGGAGATCGGGCACTGCGTGGTGCCGGGTGCGTCGGAGCCGTGCCGGTGCGGGAAGCGCGGCTGCGTGGAGACCCTGGCCTCCGGGCCAGCTTTGGCGCGGGCTGGGGCCCGAGCAGTGGAGGTGGGACTGGCGACGTCGATCCGGCCGGGTGCGCGCGGGAAGGTGACGTCGGAGGCAGTGTCGGCGGCGGCGCATGCCGGTGACCTTGTGGCGTTGCAGATCCTGGCGGATGCCGGGCGGGTGTTGGGGATCGCCGCGTCGTGGTTGGTGAACGTGGTCAATCCGGCGGCCGTGGTGGTGGCGGGCGGGCTCGCGGAGATCGGGCCGCCACTGCTCGATCCGCTCGAAGCGTCGCTGCGCGAACACGTTCTGCCACAGGCAGCTTCGGGCTTGCTGGTAAGGCGTTCCGCCCTCGGTCAGGACGCCGCCGTACGGGGTGCGGTGCTGCTGGCGAGGCAGAACACGGAGTCGTACTACAGGGTTGTCTTCCGCGGTTGA
- a CDS encoding alpha-amylase family glycosyl hydrolase codes for MRRIGAVLAVLAAGAALLVGTPEQPAVAAPPDTIDQALLRHDGHNDVYRVPFGAVAPGQRVTLRFRTAANDVSEVFLRMQDAVGKEHRLPMAVAAADTACEPGSAGRCDFWQATYAPPSLGTYAYRFLVRDGSAVSYYADTSFEYGGVGVGAAQPAVTGYRIHVTDPKQRVVPWLRDGVMYQIFPDRFANGDSGNDPSPNGPRYDYPAPPNATPEQLRNAELSRIQNRPWTDQPEGYCRTYDQPASPCAEDTRGRDYFGGDLEGVTGKLDYLKKLGVTVLYLNPIFTASSNHAYDVRDFYHVDPAFGGDEAFRKLVKAAHQRGMRVILDGPFAPASSDSPYFDRYGHFPEVGACESSSSPIRDWFIFHDAGGAGPCAGATYESWGGSFDALPLFRKKDPADPSKPYGPVADYFYRAKDSVARHWLDLGADGWRLDSMQEPSFPLSYWQEFRKVVKRDHPDAPLIGEAWHWYDNFPLTNGDTADSPMGYRFRAAVLGLLGGVGSSKGFPGDDDPNLPVSTFVDGIESIQQDYSPETVATFMNLVSSHDVPRSLWLLTPGRNNAEEKERNAANLAVGKAKATIAAAVQFTLPGTPSVYYGDEVGLNGFDDPDNRRTFPWQADGFAGGDAAMRTAFQTLAKVRRDNPVLSRGELRFLSADNENRTVSYAMRDSRNVALTVVNRDEKATRTVEVPTVGYLRDGVTFRSAFGPASDATTTGGKLTLTLPPLTAQVLVSKGEQDLKGPSAPRGVETRASSDEVRVSWSGDAPRYQVLRSELAGGGYQPVATVAGERFVDRGVEAGRTYRYVVRAIDPAGNVGASSKEATARPAVRLSNAELIAPTSLKHELSAGYDTVTARVRATGPVTSLSVRGEVGVGVGVAWSPMSLDEGTFTGHVRAETVGRHAIRVRFSADGGRTWTYADPGRLEITPSADTTPPAAPVTAIDWAETALTVSWPAVATAAEYRVYRAAPGGSFALLTTVNDENFADYTVSEGDTYRYVVRAVDDHLNVSAASNEVAHKVERKVVHTTVRVRVPDETPDSQTIYLAGATTGLRPGEPDPLCLWCGGNATTAMTRVAPGVWELTRDFPVGASIQYKYTRGNWNTVERWGSIVGFVNRTGTITPEDPSAPELTQVIDNTGSTGPDNGRAVGNWGDPLVRSLTASADSVAVAFNWPVAGAGTDPDDVSAVVTVTRDGAAVAGTASRSGATVTWRPSSPLAAGTYHVVVDHVLSLPDGSTGVTMAEPFVRDVVVSG; via the coding sequence ATGAGGCGCATCGGTGCGGTTCTCGCGGTGTTGGCCGCTGGCGCGGCGTTGCTGGTCGGTACGCCCGAGCAGCCCGCCGTCGCGGCACCGCCGGACACGATCGACCAAGCCCTGTTGCGGCACGACGGGCACAACGACGTCTACCGCGTACCGTTCGGAGCGGTCGCGCCTGGTCAGCGGGTCACGCTGCGGTTCCGGACGGCGGCGAACGACGTCTCCGAGGTCTTCCTGCGGATGCAGGACGCGGTGGGCAAGGAGCACCGGCTGCCGATGGCGGTCGCGGCGGCCGACACGGCGTGCGAGCCCGGGTCCGCTGGCCGCTGCGACTTCTGGCAAGCGACGTACGCACCGCCGAGCCTCGGCACCTACGCGTACCGCTTCCTCGTCCGCGACGGCTCGGCCGTCTCGTACTACGCCGACACGTCGTTCGAGTACGGCGGCGTCGGCGTGGGGGCGGCGCAGCCCGCGGTCACCGGCTACCGGATCCACGTGACCGACCCGAAGCAACGCGTGGTGCCGTGGCTCCGCGACGGCGTGATGTACCAGATCTTCCCGGACCGATTCGCCAACGGGGACAGCGGAAACGACCCTTCGCCGAACGGGCCGCGGTACGACTACCCGGCGCCGCCGAACGCGACGCCGGAGCAACTGCGCAATGCCGAGCTGTCCCGGATCCAGAACCGGCCGTGGACGGACCAGCCCGAGGGCTACTGCCGGACGTACGACCAGCCGGCGTCGCCGTGCGCCGAGGACACCCGCGGCCGCGACTACTTCGGTGGCGACCTCGAGGGCGTGACGGGCAAGCTGGACTACCTGAAGAAGCTCGGTGTCACTGTCCTCTACCTGAACCCGATCTTCACCGCCTCGTCCAACCACGCTTACGACGTGCGCGACTTCTACCACGTCGATCCCGCGTTCGGCGGCGACGAGGCGTTCCGCAAGCTGGTGAAGGCTGCGCACCAACGCGGGATGCGCGTGATCCTGGACGGGCCGTTCGCGCCGGCGTCGAGCGACAGCCCGTACTTCGACCGCTACGGCCACTTCCCGGAGGTCGGCGCGTGTGAGTCCTCGAGCTCGCCGATCCGGGACTGGTTCATCTTCCACGACGCCGGCGGGGCTGGACCCTGTGCCGGGGCGACGTACGAGAGCTGGGGCGGCTCGTTCGACGCGTTGCCCTTGTTCCGCAAGAAGGATCCCGCCGATCCGAGCAAGCCGTACGGTCCGGTCGCCGACTACTTCTACCGCGCCAAGGACAGCGTCGCGCGGCACTGGCTCGACCTCGGCGCAGACGGGTGGAGGCTCGACTCCATGCAGGAACCCTCGTTCCCGCTGAGCTACTGGCAGGAGTTCCGCAAGGTCGTCAAGCGCGATCACCCGGACGCGCCACTGATCGGCGAGGCTTGGCACTGGTACGACAACTTCCCGTTGACGAACGGTGACACGGCCGACTCGCCGATGGGCTACCGCTTCCGCGCTGCAGTGCTCGGCCTGTTGGGCGGGGTGGGGAGCTCGAAGGGTTTCCCCGGAGACGATGATCCGAACCTGCCCGTGTCGACGTTCGTCGACGGCATCGAGTCGATCCAGCAGGACTACTCGCCGGAGACCGTTGCCACGTTCATGAATCTGGTCTCCTCACACGACGTGCCTCGGTCGCTGTGGCTGCTGACGCCGGGCCGGAACAACGCGGAGGAGAAGGAGCGGAACGCCGCGAATCTCGCGGTGGGTAAGGCGAAAGCGACTATCGCCGCCGCTGTCCAGTTCACCTTGCCAGGCACGCCGAGCGTCTACTACGGCGACGAGGTCGGGCTGAACGGGTTCGACGACCCGGACAACCGGCGGACGTTCCCGTGGCAGGCGGACGGGTTCGCGGGTGGGGATGCCGCGATGCGTACGGCATTTCAGACTCTGGCGAAGGTGCGGCGGGACAACCCAGTGCTGAGCCGCGGTGAGCTGCGGTTCCTCTCAGCCGACAACGAGAACCGTACGGTCTCGTACGCGATGCGGGACTCGCGCAACGTCGCGTTGACGGTGGTCAACCGGGACGAGAAGGCCACCCGGACAGTCGAGGTACCGACCGTGGGCTACCTGCGCGACGGAGTGACGTTCCGGTCGGCGTTCGGACCCGCTTCTGACGCAACGACGACAGGGGGCAAGCTGACCTTGACGCTGCCGCCGTTGACGGCACAGGTCCTGGTATCGAAGGGCGAGCAGGATCTGAAGGGTCCCAGCGCTCCGCGGGGCGTCGAGACCAGGGCGAGTTCCGATGAGGTTCGGGTCAGCTGGTCCGGCGACGCGCCGCGGTACCAGGTGCTCCGCAGCGAGCTCGCTGGCGGCGGATACCAGCCGGTGGCGACGGTGGCGGGGGAGCGCTTCGTTGATCGCGGGGTCGAGGCCGGGCGGACCTATCGCTACGTGGTGCGCGCGATCGACCCTGCTGGCAACGTCGGCGCCTCGTCGAAGGAGGCGACGGCCCGGCCGGCGGTCCGCCTCAGCAACGCGGAGCTGATCGCGCCGACCTCGCTGAAGCACGAGCTCAGCGCCGGCTACGACACCGTCACGGCTCGGGTGCGGGCGACCGGTCCCGTCACGTCGCTGTCGGTGCGGGGCGAGGTCGGCGTCGGCGTCGGCGTCGCATGGTCGCCGATGAGCCTCGACGAGGGGACGTTCACTGGACACGTGCGGGCGGAGACCGTCGGCCGGCATGCGATCCGGGTGCGGTTCAGCGCGGACGGCGGGCGTACGTGGACGTACGCCGACCCGGGCCGGCTCGAGATCACGCCGAGCGCTGACACCACGCCGCCCGCGGCGCCGGTGACCGCGATCGACTGGGCGGAGACCGCGCTCACCGTGTCGTGGCCTGCGGTCGCGACGGCGGCCGAGTACCGCGTCTACCGGGCGGCGCCGGGTGGCTCGTTCGCCTTGCTGACAACGGTGAACGACGAGAACTTCGCCGACTACACGGTGTCCGAGGGCGACACGTACCGCTATGTCGTCCGCGCGGTGGACGACCACCTGAACGTGTCCGCGGCGTCGAACGAGGTCGCGCACAAGGTGGAGCGGAAGGTCGTCCACACGACGGTCCGCGTCCGCGTCCCGGACGAGACACCGGACAGCCAGACCATCTATCTCGCGGGCGCCACGACCGGGCTGCGTCCCGGCGAGCCCGACCCGTTGTGCTTGTGGTGCGGCGGAAACGCGACCACCGCGATGACCCGCGTGGCGCCGGGAGTGTGGGAGCTCACGCGCGACTTTCCGGTGGGCGCGTCGATCCAGTACAAGTACACGCGCGGTAACTGGAACACGGTCGAACGGTGGGGTTCGATCGTCGGTTTCGTCAACCGTACGGGCACGATCACGCCGGAAGACCCGTCGGCGCCGGAGCTCACCCAGGTGATCGACAACACCGGCTCGACGGGACCGGACAACGGGCGCGCGGTCGGCAACTGGGGCGATCCGCTGGTCCGGTCGCTCACCGCCTCGGCGGACTCGGTGGCGGTGGCGTTCAACTGGCCGGTCGCTGGGGCAGGGACCGACCCGGACGACGTGAGCGCCGTCGTGACGGTGACGCGGGACGGCGCAGCGGTGGCGGGGACCGCTTCGCGTTCCGGCGCCACCGTGACCTGGCGACCTTCGTCGCCGCTGGCCGCGGGGACGTACCACGTGGTGGTGGATCACGTGCTTTCGCTGCCAGACGGCTCGACCGGTGTCACGATGGCCGAACCGTTCGTACGCGACGTGGTGGTGTCCGGTTGA
- a CDS encoding glycoside hydrolase family 31 protein — translation MDLLADLRRVVTSKQPLTKVPLRSHRPADGVLRLRSSVGQTRSTPQLAFDGEQLVATGTARRELAALGIDVHPVTEGVGWAVTVPLPPEAEVYGGGESFQGPRLRGRTRLCRNAETHGILGRDVAYLNVPFFWSDAGWGLYLHSSGATAADLGATHTDIAAFLVPTNEIDVFVYSGTPEEILRQHQGVTGTSPVPPDWAFGVWMSRCSYLSETHVDAIVDELQAAGCPVDVIHVDAWVSGNVIDDLSCNWTIDRRRFPEGWTKRLRDKGVRTSLWVNPYVTSGTETAELLASRSFLVRTDCGPRATTPDLVSRNLIDFTNPEAVAWWQERVAELVAEGASAIKADFAEEVPADARFADGRDGVELRNEYALLYQQAIREVLSDDAVLFCRSGTAGGQRTPVHWVGDTPATWAGLVSALRASLSMSLSGFSFLGHDVGGFWTPTADPVMRAVFDDIDGYEWSGEDPLPADVEPELFARWAQWGALSPVLRFHGTGRREPTAYPEPWRSVAIEACRLRERLRPYLREAAADGLPMMRPMALAYPEVREGRDADLQYLLGNDVLVAPLLEPGGRRTFWVPPGRWHPLLGGEPVDGPGWTTVTMTATEFPAYEREDVA, via the coding sequence ATGGACCTGCTCGCCGACCTGCGGCGCGTCGTGACCAGCAAGCAGCCACTCACCAAGGTGCCGCTGCGCAGCCACCGACCCGCGGACGGCGTGCTCCGACTTCGTTCCTCCGTGGGGCAAACCCGGTCGACGCCGCAGCTCGCGTTCGACGGCGAGCAGTTGGTCGCGACCGGCACGGCGCGCCGCGAGCTCGCGGCGCTGGGGATCGACGTCCACCCGGTGACCGAGGGAGTCGGCTGGGCGGTGACCGTACCGCTGCCGCCGGAAGCCGAGGTGTACGGCGGTGGCGAGAGCTTCCAGGGACCGCGGCTGCGCGGGCGTACGAGGCTGTGCCGGAACGCCGAGACGCACGGCATCCTCGGCCGCGACGTCGCCTACCTGAACGTGCCGTTCTTCTGGTCCGACGCGGGCTGGGGCCTCTACCTGCACTCGTCCGGCGCTACCGCAGCCGATCTCGGAGCCACTCATACCGACATCGCGGCGTTTCTCGTTCCCACCAACGAGATCGACGTCTTCGTCTACTCCGGCACACCCGAGGAGATCCTGCGCCAGCACCAGGGCGTGACGGGGACGTCGCCCGTCCCGCCGGACTGGGCGTTCGGCGTCTGGATGAGCCGCTGCTCGTACCTCTCCGAGACACACGTGGACGCGATCGTCGACGAGCTGCAGGCGGCCGGCTGCCCGGTCGACGTCATCCATGTCGACGCCTGGGTGAGCGGCAACGTGATCGACGATCTGTCCTGCAACTGGACGATCGACCGGCGGCGCTTCCCGGAAGGGTGGACCAAACGCCTGCGGGACAAGGGCGTTCGCACCAGCCTGTGGGTCAACCCGTACGTCACGAGCGGAACGGAGACCGCCGAGCTGCTCGCGAGTCGGAGCTTCCTCGTCCGCACGGACTGCGGGCCGCGCGCGACCACCCCCGACCTGGTAAGCCGCAACCTGATCGACTTCACCAACCCCGAAGCCGTTGCCTGGTGGCAGGAACGCGTCGCCGAGCTGGTGGCCGAGGGCGCGAGCGCGATCAAGGCGGACTTCGCCGAGGAGGTGCCCGCGGACGCTCGGTTCGCCGACGGCCGGGACGGAGTCGAGCTGCGGAACGAGTACGCGCTGCTCTACCAGCAGGCGATCCGCGAGGTGCTATCCGACGACGCAGTGCTGTTCTGCCGTTCCGGCACCGCCGGCGGGCAGCGCACTCCCGTGCACTGGGTCGGGGACACGCCGGCCACCTGGGCCGGGCTGGTCTCGGCGCTGCGGGCGAGCCTGTCGATGTCCCTGTCCGGCTTCTCGTTCCTCGGCCACGACGTCGGCGGGTTCTGGACCCCCACGGCCGATCCGGTGATGCGGGCGGTCTTCGATGACATCGACGGCTACGAGTGGAGCGGCGAGGACCCGCTGCCGGCGGACGTCGAGCCGGAGCTGTTCGCCCGATGGGCCCAGTGGGGTGCGCTGTCGCCGGTGCTGCGCTTCCACGGGACCGGCCGCCGCGAACCCACCGCCTATCCCGAGCCGTGGCGGTCGGTCGCGATCGAGGCGTGCCGGCTGCGCGAACGGCTGCGCCCATACCTCCGCGAGGCCGCCGCCGACGGGTTGCCGATGATGCGTCCGATGGCGTTGGCCTATCCGGAGGTGCGGGAGGGCCGGGACGCGGATCTGCAGTACCTGTTGGGCAACGACGTCCTGGTCGCACCACTGCTCGAGCCCGGTGGGCGGCGGACGTTCTGGGTCCCACCCGGCCGGTGGCACCCGTTGCTCGGCGGTGAGCCGGTCGACGGGCCGGGGTGGACGACCGTGACGATGACCGCGACGGAGTTTCCGGCGTACGAACGGGAGGACGTGGCATGA
- a CDS encoding sugar ABC transporter permease: protein MRRGWFRRTGWRHLVGIVVVVLVLFPVVYVVGAAFSATGDLTRLFPSRLSLQNFDTLMNTPRYPYWSWFRNSLVVCLGSATLSVLLGALSAYAFSRLRFKGRDLGMATLLLFQIFPGMLLVVALFLIMVQLKDLLPAIGLGTHAGLILVYLGTSLGGNIWLLKGFFDSIPKELDESALVDGASHTQIFFLILLPLARPMLAVAALLSTIAALNDFVLASALLSGAERWTLAVGLYQFVNAQYAQFWGPFAAGALIAATPVVVMFLVLQKAIVSGLTQGSLKG from the coding sequence GTGAGGCGCGGCTGGTTCCGCCGAACGGGCTGGCGCCACCTCGTCGGCATCGTGGTGGTCGTGCTCGTGCTGTTCCCCGTGGTGTACGTCGTCGGTGCCGCGTTCAGCGCGACGGGCGACCTCACCCGGCTGTTCCCGAGCAGGTTGTCGCTGCAGAACTTCGACACGCTGATGAACACGCCGCGCTACCCGTACTGGAGCTGGTTCCGTAACAGCCTCGTCGTCTGCCTCGGCTCCGCCACACTGTCGGTGCTGCTCGGCGCGTTGTCGGCGTACGCGTTCAGCCGGCTCCGCTTCAAGGGCCGCGACCTCGGCATGGCGACACTGCTGCTGTTCCAGATCTTCCCCGGCATGCTGCTGGTCGTCGCGCTGTTCCTCATCATGGTGCAGCTCAAGGACCTGCTGCCGGCGATCGGGCTCGGCACGCATGCCGGGCTGATCCTCGTCTACCTGGGCACCAGTCTCGGCGGGAACATCTGGCTGCTCAAGGGCTTCTTCGACTCGATCCCCAAGGAGCTCGACGAGTCCGCACTGGTCGATGGTGCCAGCCACACGCAGATCTTCTTCCTCATCCTGCTCCCGCTCGCGCGGCCGATGCTCGCGGTCGCCGCGCTGCTCTCGACGATCGCGGCGCTGAACGACTTCGTGCTCGCCAGCGCGCTGCTCTCCGGCGCCGAGCGCTGGACGCTGGCGGTCGGGCTGTACCAGTTCGTGAACGCGCAGTACGCGCAGTTCTGGGGACCGTTCGCCGCCGGCGCGCTGATCGCGGCGACACCGGTGGTGGTGATGTTCCTCGTGCTGCAGAAGGCGATCGTCTCCGGCCTCACCCAAGGAAGCCTGAAGGGGTAA
- the malF gene encoding maltose ABC transporter permease MalF: MKVGLIVKVVLLGLLDALVISALPGLVSNEHWALLVGTVLATAVLNYLYLSRRRIPAKFLVPSTVLLAVFLVYPVLYTVFVAFTNYSTGHILSKEQAVERILASGVAPVEGGPTYKLRILLGQDDDVAFLLTDENGKQHIGNDEGLTSTDQGLHPYRQLNLKEAQQYDTEVNLLSVPTDDGEIKAETFTRAKLYKRTRSHEGSNDTITDTTTGLTYRAVRGSYVSDSGERLTPGWRVPVGADNFQRIFTNEAIRGPFLKIFAWTCGFAVISVLVSFAVGLLLALVLGDKRMRGQKIYRALLIIPFALPSFITALIWKGMFNNSFGLINNLLHADIPWLLDPTLAKVAVLIVNVWLGFPYWFVVTTGALQAIPPELKEAARVDGASEVRVFGRITLPLLLAMTVPLFILSFAFNFNNFNVIYLITGGGPPMVGAQTPAGHTDLLITYTYRLAFGGAGTSDYGLASAISLVIFVLVAIVSFAGFRSARCGDGALS, encoded by the coding sequence ATGAAGGTTGGCCTGATCGTCAAGGTCGTCCTGCTCGGGCTCCTCGACGCGCTCGTCATCTCGGCTCTCCCCGGGCTGGTGTCCAACGAGCACTGGGCATTGCTCGTCGGGACGGTCCTCGCGACAGCCGTCCTCAACTACCTCTACCTGAGCCGCCGCAGGATCCCGGCGAAGTTCCTCGTCCCGTCGACGGTCCTGCTCGCGGTGTTCCTCGTGTATCCGGTGCTCTACACGGTGTTCGTCGCGTTCACGAACTACAGCACCGGTCACATTCTCAGCAAGGAACAGGCGGTCGAACGGATCCTCGCCAGCGGTGTCGCTCCCGTGGAGGGCGGTCCCACCTACAAGCTGCGCATCCTGCTTGGCCAGGACGACGACGTGGCATTCTTGCTCACCGACGAGAATGGCAAGCAGCACATCGGCAACGACGAGGGGCTCACATCCACCGACCAAGGTCTGCACCCGTATCGGCAGCTCAATCTCAAAGAGGCGCAGCAGTACGACACCGAGGTCAACCTCCTCAGCGTGCCCACCGATGACGGCGAGATCAAGGCTGAGACGTTCACGCGCGCGAAGCTCTACAAACGGACACGGAGTCACGAGGGCAGCAACGACACGATCACGGACACCACGACCGGGCTGACCTACCGAGCGGTGCGTGGCTCGTATGTCAGCGACAGCGGCGAGCGCCTCACCCCGGGCTGGCGGGTGCCGGTCGGTGCGGACAACTTCCAACGCATCTTCACCAACGAGGCCATCCGCGGGCCGTTCCTGAAGATCTTCGCCTGGACCTGCGGCTTCGCGGTGATCTCGGTGCTCGTCTCGTTCGCCGTCGGCCTGCTGCTCGCGCTCGTCCTCGGCGACAAGCGCATGCGCGGGCAGAAGATCTACCGCGCACTGCTGATCATCCCGTTCGCCCTCCCCAGCTTCATCACCGCGCTGATCTGGAAGGGCATGTTCAACAACAGCTTCGGGCTGATCAACAACCTGTTGCACGCGGACATCCCGTGGCTGCTCGATCCGACGCTCGCCAAGGTCGCGGTGCTGATCGTCAATGTCTGGCTGGGATTCCCGTACTGGTTCGTGGTGACGACCGGCGCGCTGCAGGCGATCCCACCCGAGCTGAAGGAGGCGGCGCGTGTCGACGGCGCGTCCGAGGTGCGGGTCTTCGGCCGCATCACGTTGCCGCTGCTGCTCGCGATGACCGTGCCGCTGTTCATCCTGTCGTTCGCGTTCAACTTCAACAACTTCAACGTGATCTACCTGATCACCGGCGGCGGTCCACCGATGGTCGGCGCGCAAACTCCAGCCGGGCATACCGATCTGCTGATCACCTACACGTACAGGTTGGCGTTCGGTGGCGCGGGCACGAGCGACTACGGCCTCGCCTCGGCGATCTCGCTGGTGATCTTCGTGCTGGTCGCGATCGTCTCGTTCGCGGGCTTCCGCTCCGCCCGCTGCGGCGACGGAGCGCTGTCGTGA